From Xiphophorus hellerii strain 12219 chromosome 6, Xiphophorus_hellerii-4.1, whole genome shotgun sequence, the proteins below share one genomic window:
- the tnk2b gene encoding activated CDC42 kinase 1 isoform X7, with product MRTWRKLAWVDPVRQKICQRRLWEAVKRRKAKRKTWMSKVFSGKRIEGEFPQQGQLAFTFRKLSLTPPLCLGDGVLDTQLYGGGGGPLDGQQQALTCLIPEKDLTLFEKLGDGSFGVVKRGEWLTPGGNVVNVAVKCLKTDVLSQPDALEDFICEVNAMHSLDHQNLIRLYGVVLTHPMKMVTELAPLGSLLDRLRCVHPQGPVLIHTLCQYAVQVASGMAYLEQRRFIHRDLAARNILLSSANRVKIGDFGLMRALPNNDEHYVMQEHRKVPFAWCAPESLKTRTFSHATDTWMFGVTLWEMFTHGQEPWLGLNGSQILHKIDKEGERLPKPEDCPQDIYNVMLQCWAQKPGDRPTFVALREFLLETMPTDMCALQDFDELDKLHIKVNDVITIIEGRAENYWWRGQNKRTLKVGQFPRNVVTSVAGLSAHDISRPLENSFIHTGHGDTNPHRCWGFPDRIDDLYLGNPMDPPDVLGVDVSAARPTQLPGRIKKEPPRRPPQPAVLIKSKSGFSQQLLSHCSCLLCSLFAPLFKEPCYDPVTEDEDSTSAALRRLSLRKTGSLKGLKLKPAAWVSANKQSGRTSSSAHTPSSDVSLIDFGEDFSLTRSPSTVVENQTLVLAKLALQVGNILDKTPPQSPSKWLQRPLHPTPVVDWDARPLPPPPAYDDVAQDEDDMEVSSITSSEQQLEHDQTAVHGVDGALSSGQVTESDDVVSKDPERPVLEDNLFLPSKHSHAASPSFSQSAEIFQELQQECMRKLNVPTGGVGQWTQTSALCPTQNAQEDQQHLSINEDKPQIPPRVPIPPRPIKWGDYTSARWSRDLSVSPMPSDPTYSISGTSLERPPQIPPRDPLSQPNSRTPSPNCAVVGSLQQRICSVSPSTHQASHSYSSHLSTSPGKPMPTTHSFASDPKYAAPKVIQAQGRDNANRGPCILPIVRDGQKVSNTHYYLLPERPPYLDRFERFFREAENLPGGSGAEDRHARHANTATVRPMVVTAQTVQGLVQPGELKANFSFNNNFGMSAQRSGMKTSVSLPRVCSDGLTGPTVNSSCGRTEDGGNSLDRVQMVQEAVHGVTIAECQAALQNNSWDVQKAVHYLKVEQLFCLGLRNRSECVKLLEMCDWNLEEASTQILEDYGSITRQR from the exons ATGAGGACTTGGAGAAAATTGGCCTGGGTCGACCCGGTGAGGCAGAAGATCT GCCAGAGACGTCTTTGGGAGGCCGTGAAGAGGAGGAAGGCCAAGCGGAAAACCTGGATGAGCAAG GTGTTCAGCGGGAAGCGGATAGAGGGAGAATTCCCCCAGCAGGGACAGCTGGCCTTTACGTTCCGCAAACTGTCCCTCACGCCTCCCCTCTGTCTGGGCGACGGCGTCCTGGACACTCAGCTATACGGCGGTGGCGGCGGCCCACTGGACGGCCAGCAGCAGGCCCTGACCTGCCTCATCCCAGAGAAGGACCTGACTCTGTTCGAGAAACTCGGCGACGGCTCGTTTGGCGTCGTGAAAAGAGGGGAGTGGCTGACGCCTGGAGGGAACGTG GTGAACGTGGCGGTAAAGTGCCTGAAGACGGATGTCCTCAGTCAGCCGGACGCTCTGGAGGATTTCATCTGCGAGGTCAACGCCATGCACTCCCTGGACCATCAGAACCTCATCCGGCTCTACGGCGTGGTGCTCACACACCCCATGAAGATG GTGACTGAGCTGGCTCCTCTGGGTTCTCTGCTGGATCGTCTGCGATGCGTTCATCCTCAGGGCCCGGTGCTGATCCACACTCTGTGTCAGTACGCCGTTCAGGTAGCGAGCGGCATGGCTTACCTGGAGCAGAGACGGTTCATCCACAGGGACCTGGCAGCGAG GAATATACTGCTCTCGTCAGCTAACAGAGTGAAGATCGGGGACTTTGGCCTGATGAGGGCGCTGCCTAACAACGATGAGCACTATGTGATGCAGGAGCATCGCAAAGTTCCCTTTGCGTG GTGTGCTCCAGAGAGCTTGAAGACGAGAACGTTCTCCCACGCTACGGACACCTGGATGTTCGGCGTCACTCTCTGGGAGATGTTCACGCACGGCCAGGAGCCGTGGCTGGGCCTGAACGGCAGCCAG attcTCCACAAGATCGATAAAGAAGGCGAAAGGCTTCCAAAGCCGGAGGACTGTCCCCAGGACATCTATAACGTCATGCTGCAGTGTTGGGCTCAGAAACCAGGGGATAGACCCACTTTTGTTGCCCTGAGGGAGTTCCTGCTGGAG ACCATGCCTACCGACATGTGCGCTCTGCAGGACTTCGATGAGCTCGACAAACTTCACATCAAAGTCAACGACGTCATCACCATCATCGAGGGGAG GGCGGAGAATTACTGGTGGCGAGGGCAAAACAAGCGCACCCTGAAGGTGGGGCAGTTCCCCAGGAACGTGGTGACGTCCGTCGCGGGGCTGTCGGCGCACGACATCAGCAGGCCTCTGGAGAACAGCTTCATCCACACGGGTCACGGAGACACCAACCCACATCGCTGCTGGGGCTTCCCGGACAGGATTGACGA CCTGTACCTGGGGAATCCCATGGATCCTCCTGATGTTCTGGGAGTGGACGTCAGCGCCGCTCGGCCCACACAGCTGCCAGGACGAATCAAAA AGGAGCCTCCCCGCCGGCCTCCTCAGCCAGCCGTGTTAATCAAGAGTAAGTCTGGTTTCTCTCAGCAGCTTCTTAGCCACTGTTCCTGTCTTCTCTGTTCCCTCTTTGCTCCACTCTTCAAAG AACCGTGCTACGATCCGGTAACTGAAGACGAGGATTCCACCTCTGCAGCGCTCCGGAGATTATCTCTCAGGAAAACCGGTTCGCTCAAAGGTCTGAAGCTTAAACCCGCTGCGTGGGTCTCTGCTAACAAGCAGAGTGGCCGGACCTCAAGTTCAGCCCACACCCCGAGCAGCGACGTGTCCCTCATTGACTTCGGGGAGGATTTCTCACTCACGCGCTCTCCTTCCACTGTGGTCGAAAACCAAACTCTGGTGCTGGCGAAGCTAGCGCTGCAAGTGGGCAACATCCTGGACAAGACTCCGCCTCAAAGTCCGTCCAAGTGGCTGCAGCGGCCCCTGCACCCCACGCCGGTGGTAGACTGGGACGCCCGGCCGTTACCGCCGCCGCCGGCCTACGACGACGTAGCCCAAGATGAAGACGACATGGAG GTGAGCTCCATCACCAGCTCGGAGCAGCAGCTCGAACACGATCAGACTGCTGTCCACGGCGTAGACGGAGCTCTCTCCTCAGGACAGGTGACTGAAAGCGACGACGTCGTCTCGAAAGATCCAGAAAGACCGGTTTTGGAGGACAACCTTTTCCTTCCCAGCAAGCACAGCCACGCTGCCTCCCCGTCCTTCTCCCAATCCGCAGAGATTTTCCAGGAACTCCAGCAGGAGTGCATGAGGAAGCTCAATGTCCCGACAGGCGGGGTTGGTCAGTGGACCCAAACCTCAGCCCTCTGTCCTACTCAGAATGCCCAGGAGGATCAACAGCATCTCTCCATCAATGAGGACAAACCTCAGATCCCCCCACGTGTTCCAATACCCCCTCGCCCGATAAAATGGGGAGACTACACGTCCGCTCGCTGGTCAAGGGACCTTTCTGTTTCCCCGATGCCGTCGGACCCCACATACAGCATTTCGGGCACAAGCCTGGAACGACCGCCTCAGATCCCGCCCAGAGACCCTCTGTCCCAGCCCAACTCCCGGACGCCAAGCCCCAATTGTGCGGTGGTGGGCTCTCTGCAGCAGAGGATCTGCTCCGTTAGCCCCTCCACCCACCAGGCCTCACACTCTTATAGCTCCCACCTCTCCACCTCTCCTGGCAAACCTATGCCGACCACACACAGCTTTGCCTCGGACCCCAAATACGCCGCACCCAAAGTGATCCAAGCCCAGGGTAGGGACAACGCCAACAGAGGTCCCTGCATCCTGCCCATCGTCCGAGACGGGCAGAAAGTCAGCAACACGCACTATTACCTCCTGCCAGAGAGGCCGCCGTACCTCGACCGTTTCGAACGCTTCTTCAGAGAGGCTGAGAACCTCCCGGGCGGCAGCGGCGCCGAGGACAGGCACGCGCGGCACGCCAACACGGCCACCGTGAGACCCATGGTCGTCACCGCCCAGACAGTTCAGGGACTCGTCCAGCCGGGAGAGCTGAAGGCTAACTTCTCCTTCAATAACAACTTTGGCATGAGCGCACAGCGGTCAGGGATGAAGACATCAGTTAGTCTCCCTCGCGTGTGTTCAGACGGCCTGACGGGTCCAACAGTGAATTCTTCCTGCGGCCGGACAGAAGACGGAGGGAACTCTCTGGACAGAGTCCAAATG GTGCAGGAGGCTGTTCACGGCGTGACAATAGCAGAGTGTCAAGCCGCCCTCCAGAACAACAGCTGGGATGTCCAGAAGGCTGTGCATTACCTAAAG